A window of the Bacillus andreraoultii genome harbors these coding sequences:
- the hflC gene encoding protease modulator HflC: protein MSNVVDMEQRRNDFPFRKWIKTGIFLFLIALLLFILLTNMFIVKEGEYKIVRQFGEIKRVIQEPGINYKLPFIQTVTTLPKYQMTLDVEQSEINTKDKKRMIIDNYAIWRIDDPEDLIINARTVESAEARMEEFVYAVVRSELGRLNYDEIINDENSSRGSLNDRVTEQVNELLNHDKYGIKVIDVRIKRTDLPAENEQSVYTRMISERESTAQDYLSQGDAKKNEIMAETDREVKEMVSKAQADAEVIRAEGEGEAAKIYNEAFSKDPDFYSLYRTLESYKKTINDETVIILPSNSPYAKLLQGYVK, encoded by the coding sequence ATGAGTAATGTAGTTGACATGGAACAAAGACGCAATGATTTTCCATTCCGTAAATGGATTAAGACAGGGATATTTCTATTTCTCATTGCACTCCTTCTTTTCATACTTTTAACGAACATGTTTATCGTAAAAGAAGGTGAGTATAAAATCGTTCGGCAATTCGGGGAAATAAAAAGAGTTATTCAAGAACCTGGAATTAATTATAAACTTCCTTTTATCCAGACGGTAACAACACTACCGAAATACCAAATGACATTAGATGTTGAACAGTCAGAAATTAATACGAAAGATAAAAAACGAATGATTATTGATAATTATGCAATTTGGCGAATTGATGATCCAGAAGACTTGATTATTAATGCGCGGACCGTAGAAAGTGCTGAGGCGAGAATGGAGGAGTTTGTCTATGCTGTCGTCCGGTCTGAACTAGGTCGACTCAATTATGATGAAATAATAAATGATGAAAACTCATCCAGAGGTAGCTTGAACGATCGGGTTACCGAACAAGTAAATGAATTATTAAATCATGATAAATACGGGATAAAAGTCATTGATGTAAGGATTAAGCGAACTGATTTACCTGCTGAAAACGAGCAATCGGTATATACACGAATGATTAGTGAACGGGAATCGACTGCCCAAGATTATTTATCTCAAGGTGATGCGAAGAAAAACGAAATAATGGCAGAAACAGATCGGGAAGTAAAAGAAATGGTTTCAAAAGCACAAGCAGACGCTGAAGTCATTCGTGCTGAAGGGGAAGGAGAGGCTGCAAAAATATACAATGAAGCTTTTTCTAAAGACCCAGATTTTTATAGTCTATACAGAACATTAGAATCTTATAAGAAGACAATTAATGATGAAACGGTCATTATTTTACCATCCAATTCACCTTATGCAAAATTATTACAAGGGTATGTGAAGTAA
- the polA gene encoding DNA polymerase I, with the protein MNKKLVLIDGNSVAYRAFFALPLLNNDKGVHTNAIYGFAMMLEKILNEEKPSHVLVAFDAGKTTFRHETFSEYKGGRQKTPPELSEQFPYIRELLKAYGISQYELENYEADDIIGTLSKQAEENGFEVRIVSGDKDLTQLASNHTTVLVTRKGVTDIEAYTPSHIQEKYGLTPEQIIDMKGLMGDASDNIPGVPGVGEKTAIKLLKQFETVEKLLQSIESVSGKKLQEKLETYKDQALMSKQLATIYRKAPVNINISEIDYTGPHPEKLISLFRELGFQSLLEKLDDRVEPEVKELATIDFKVVEEITEDMLQQDSALYVEIIEDDYQLAPILGIGLVNGSGNYYLPMDVVKSSSIFKSWLEDESMRISVYDAKRTIVSLQKLGFLVNSIDFDLLIASYLLNPSENIQDFSDVAKAHQYDEVLPDDVVYGKGAKRTPLSDEERAEHIVRKALAMFQLKEKLIDELKQNEQYELFTNLEMPLSRILGEMESMGVALDSNRLKEMGEEIKAQLNEIEQKIYQLAGEKFNINSPKQLGVILFEKLGLPVIKKTKTGYSTSADVLEKLQSKHEIVDQILTYRQLGKLQSTYIEGLLKVVNPETGKVHTRFNQALTQTGRLSSTDPNLQNIPIRLEEGRKIRQAFVPSVKDWVMFSADYSQIELRVLAHISGDERLIEAFQHNLDIHTKTAMDVFHVDKDAVTSNMRRQAKAVNFGIVYGISDYGLSQNLGITRKEAGEFIERYFKSYPQVKQYMDEIVQVAKQQGYVTTLLHRRRYIPEITSRNFNVRSFAERTAMNTPIQGSAADIIKKAMVDMAERLKEEKLQARLLLQVHDELIFEAPEDEIEILKEIVPDVMEHAIELKVPLKVDYAYGPTWYDAK; encoded by the coding sequence TTGAATAAAAAATTAGTTTTAATTGATGGAAATAGTGTGGCATACCGTGCGTTTTTTGCTCTCCCATTATTAAACAATGATAAAGGTGTACATACGAATGCAATCTATGGTTTTGCCATGATGTTGGAAAAGATTTTAAATGAAGAAAAGCCAAGCCATGTTCTCGTTGCATTTGATGCAGGAAAAACAACATTTCGCCATGAGACATTTTCGGAGTATAAAGGTGGAAGACAGAAAACGCCTCCTGAACTATCGGAACAATTCCCGTATATTCGTGAGCTATTAAAAGCATATGGTATATCACAATATGAGCTTGAAAACTATGAAGCTGATGACATCATCGGTACATTATCAAAACAAGCCGAAGAAAATGGATTTGAAGTTCGAATTGTATCCGGTGATAAAGACTTAACCCAACTCGCATCGAATCACACAACAGTCCTTGTTACGCGAAAAGGTGTAACTGATATTGAAGCATACACACCTAGTCACATTCAAGAAAAATATGGGCTAACTCCTGAACAAATTATTGATATGAAAGGATTAATGGGGGATGCAAGTGACAATATTCCTGGTGTCCCTGGTGTTGGTGAAAAGACAGCAATTAAACTGTTAAAACAATTTGAAACGGTTGAGAAGCTACTTCAATCAATTGAATCTGTAAGCGGAAAGAAATTACAAGAGAAATTAGAAACATATAAAGATCAAGCGTTAATGAGTAAACAATTAGCAACAATTTATCGCAAAGCGCCAGTTAACATAAATATATCTGAGATTGATTATACTGGTCCTCATCCAGAAAAGTTAATCTCACTTTTTAGGGAGCTAGGATTTCAATCGCTACTTGAAAAACTAGATGACAGAGTTGAGCCGGAAGTAAAAGAGCTAGCAACCATTGATTTTAAAGTTGTTGAAGAAATTACAGAAGACATGTTACAACAAGATAGTGCACTATATGTAGAAATAATAGAAGATGACTACCAACTTGCGCCGATCTTAGGAATCGGACTCGTGAATGGATCAGGTAATTATTATTTACCGATGGATGTAGTGAAATCCTCCTCCATTTTCAAATCGTGGTTGGAAGATGAATCGATGCGAATTTCAGTTTATGATGCAAAGCGTACGATTGTTTCATTACAAAAGCTTGGATTCCTTGTTAACTCCATTGACTTTGATTTATTAATCGCATCTTATTTATTAAACCCATCCGAAAATATTCAAGATTTTAGTGATGTGGCAAAAGCACATCAATATGATGAAGTTTTACCAGATGATGTTGTGTACGGAAAAGGAGCAAAACGTACTCCGCTTTCAGATGAAGAACGGGCTGAACATATTGTTCGGAAAGCATTAGCGATGTTCCAATTGAAAGAAAAACTCATTGACGAACTTAAACAAAATGAACAATATGAGTTATTTACTAATTTAGAAATGCCATTATCGCGAATTTTAGGTGAAATGGAAAGTATGGGAGTCGCTTTAGATAGTAATCGTTTGAAAGAAATGGGAGAAGAAATTAAAGCCCAATTAAATGAGATCGAACAAAAAATATATCAATTAGCTGGGGAAAAATTTAATATTAATTCACCAAAACAGCTTGGTGTAATCTTATTTGAAAAGCTCGGATTACCAGTTATTAAGAAAACGAAGACAGGATACTCCACGTCAGCAGATGTACTCGAAAAATTACAATCAAAACATGAAATTGTAGATCAAATATTAACTTATCGTCAGCTTGGTAAACTACAGTCGACGTATATTGAAGGATTGCTAAAAGTTGTAAACCCGGAAACAGGAAAAGTCCATACACGCTTTAATCAAGCATTGACGCAAACGGGTAGATTAAGTTCAACAGATCCGAACTTACAAAATATACCAATTCGGTTAGAAGAGGGACGTAAAATTCGCCAAGCCTTTGTTCCGTCAGTTAAGGACTGGGTTATGTTTTCAGCCGATTATTCACAAATTGAGTTACGGGTACTTGCACATATTTCCGGGGATGAACGTTTGATTGAAGCTTTCCAGCATAATCTTGATATTCATACAAAAACTGCAATGGACGTGTTCCATGTTGATAAAGATGCCGTTACGAGCAATATGCGCCGACAAGCAAAGGCAGTAAACTTTGGAATTGTCTATGGGATTAGTGACTACGGCTTATCTCAAAACTTAGGAATTACAAGAAAGGAAGCCGGAGAATTTATTGAACGTTATTTCAAAAGCTATCCGCAAGTTAAACAATATATGGACGAGATTGTGCAAGTTGCAAAACAACAAGGCTATGTAACGACATTACTTCATAGAAGACGCTATATTCCAGAAATTACGAGTCGAAATTTTAATGTCCGCAGTTTTGCTGAAAGAACCGCAATGAACACGCCAATTCAAGGGAGTGCTGCTGATATTATTAAAAAGGCTATGGTTGATATGGCAGAACGATTGAAAGAAGAAAAATTACAAGCGCGGCTCCTATTACAAGTTCATGATGAGCTTATTTTTGAAGCACCAGAAGATGAAATTGAAATCTTAAAGGAAATTGTCCCAGATGTAATGGAACATGCAATTGAACTTAAGGTTCCATTAAAAGTTGATTATGCATATGGTCCAACATGGTATGATGCAAAGTAA
- the mutM gene encoding DNA-formamidopyrimidine glycosylase encodes MPELPEVETIRRTLESLVLDKTIKNVQVFWPKIIKNPPDVDQFILLLKGQTIHQMGRRGKFLIFYMDDLALVSHLRMEGKYGLYRKDESFDKHTHVIFTFTDDTELRYRDVRKFGTMHIFPIGEEFNQRPLSQLGPEPFAKEFTLGYFEKALAKTTRMIKPALLDQTIVTGLGNIYVDEALFRAKIHPERLANSLSKTEVKRLRTEIIATLSEAVEKGGSTIRSYVNSQGEIGMFQLQLNVYGQEGKPCKRCNTEIQKMKVAGRGTHFCPKCQQIKK; translated from the coding sequence ATGCCAGAATTACCAGAAGTAGAAACAATTAGACGTACGCTTGAATCACTTGTGCTTGATAAGACAATTAAAAATGTGCAAGTTTTTTGGCCAAAAATAATAAAAAATCCACCAGATGTTGACCAGTTTATTCTTTTATTAAAAGGGCAAACCATTCATCAGATGGGAAGAAGAGGTAAATTTCTCATTTTTTATATGGATGATCTTGCACTTGTTTCTCATTTACGAATGGAAGGAAAGTACGGATTGTATCGTAAAGATGAATCGTTTGATAAACATACCCATGTAATATTCACTTTTACAGATGATACAGAATTACGGTACCGTGATGTTCGTAAATTCGGTACAATGCACATATTTCCAATTGGTGAAGAGTTTAACCAACGACCTTTAAGTCAACTTGGGCCAGAACCTTTTGCAAAGGAGTTTACGCTAGGATATTTTGAAAAAGCGTTGGCAAAAACGACAAGAATGATTAAGCCAGCTCTTTTGGATCAGACAATCGTGACAGGTCTTGGTAACATTTATGTTGATGAAGCGTTATTTCGCGCAAAAATTCATCCTGAACGATTGGCAAATTCACTTTCAAAAACAGAAGTGAAGAGATTACGAACAGAAATCATTGCAACATTAAGTGAAGCGGTAGAAAAAGGTGGAAGTACAATCCGTTCTTATGTAAACTCTCAAGGTGAAATTGGAATGTTTCAATTACAATTAAATGTTTATGGGCAGGAAGGAAAACCATGTAAACGATGCAATACTGAAATTCAAAAAATGAAAGTAGCTGGTCGAGGAACACATTTTTGCCCGAAGTGTCAACAAATCAAAAAATAA
- the ytaF gene encoding sporulation membrane protein YtaF: protein MDIIPLLLLALAVSIDSFNVGLTYGMRKVKIPLHAIFIIASCSAVALYIAAYIGSHFGKILPSSTMDTVGGCILIALGGWALVHFFRDPDEKAETVEKVRKTKEKVLMKFELKSMGVVIQILKKPMAADLDKSGTITGLEAVLLGIALSLDAFGAGLGASMLGFSPLLLAITVGMMSAFFATSGIKFGSTLGSKQWVKQFSFLPGLLLILIGIWKI from the coding sequence TTGGATATCATTCCACTTCTATTACTTGCATTGGCAGTAAGTATTGATAGCTTTAATGTCGGTTTAACATATGGCATGAGAAAGGTAAAAATTCCACTTCATGCTATTTTCATAATCGCGAGCTGTTCTGCAGTTGCACTTTATATAGCTGCGTATATCGGTTCGCATTTTGGAAAAATACTTCCGTCGTCTACGATGGATACGGTAGGTGGATGTATTTTGATTGCATTAGGTGGATGGGCTCTAGTCCACTTCTTTCGTGACCCAGATGAGAAAGCAGAAACAGTTGAAAAGGTTAGAAAGACAAAAGAAAAAGTTTTAATGAAATTCGAACTGAAATCGATGGGTGTTGTCATTCAAATTTTGAAAAAACCAATGGCTGCTGATTTAGATAAGTCTGGAACGATTACAGGTTTGGAGGCAGTTTTACTAGGTATTGCCTTATCCCTCGATGCCTTTGGTGCAGGTCTCGGTGCTTCAATGTTAGGATTCTCTCCTTTACTCCTTGCCATTACAGTTGGTATGATGAGTGCTTTTTTTGCAACATCAGGTATAAAGTTTGGTTCAACACTTGGTTCAAAACAATGGGTTAAACAATTTTCATTTCTTCCAGGATTACTACTCATCTTAATTGGTATTTGGAAAATATAA
- the coaE gene encoding dephospho-CoA kinase (Dephospho-CoA kinase (CoaE) performs the final step in coenzyme A biosynthesis.): protein MALVIGITGSIATGKSTISNMVKELGYTVVDADLCARQVVEQGEEAYEKIKKHFGEDILLPNGDIDRKKLGDIVFHHEDKRLLLNSIVHPAVRNKMLEEKNAAFNRGEQVVFLDIPLLYESNLTYMVDKVLVVYVDISTQLERLMNRNHLSKEEAEARISSQISIEQKKKKADAFIDNRGTIEQSKEQLLTILKDWQVL from the coding sequence ATGGCACTTGTCATTGGGATTACGGGTAGTATTGCAACAGGTAAAAGTACTATATCAAACATGGTAAAAGAACTGGGTTATACAGTTGTCGACGCTGATCTATGTGCAAGACAAGTTGTTGAACAAGGAGAAGAAGCTTACGAAAAAATTAAAAAGCATTTTGGCGAGGATATTTTATTACCAAATGGGGATATTGATCGAAAAAAACTAGGAGATATTGTTTTTCATCATGAAGACAAACGATTATTACTAAATTCGATTGTTCATCCAGCAGTCCGTAACAAAATGCTGGAAGAAAAGAATGCTGCTTTTAACCGTGGAGAACAAGTGGTTTTTTTAGATATTCCATTATTATATGAAAGTAATTTAACCTATATGGTTGATAAAGTATTAGTCGTCTATGTTGACATCTCTACTCAGTTAGAACGATTAATGAATCGTAACCATTTGTCAAAGGAAGAAGCGGAGGCAAGAATAAGTTCACAAATTTCTATTGAACAAAAGAAGAAAAAAGCGGACGCCTTTATTGATAACCGTGGAACGATTGAACAGTCAAAAGAACAGTTATTAACGATTTTAAAGGATTGGCAAGTACTATAA
- a CDS encoding MFS transporter, whose amino-acid sequence MHESYSNVRYFFYKRKLTKLNEYKLLISSLFIFSLGIFIMGVLKNLFIGLFIYALLRIVIGWFWLVSSICLNSVSTNSNKATIFSIKGMITNLAFILSDPFINKTIYHHNIFYSYLITGFFLFILAILTRFQHSKAIKRSEENVYFEK is encoded by the coding sequence ATTCATGAATCTTATTCCAATGTTAGGTACTTTTTTTATAAAAGAAAACTGACAAAACTTAACGAGTATAAATTATTAATCTCTAGCTTGTTTATATTTTCGTTAGGTATTTTCATAATGGGGGTTCTAAAGAATCTTTTTATAGGCCTTTTTATATATGCTTTGCTACGGATTGTTATTGGATGGTTTTGGCTTGTATCTTCTATTTGCCTTAATTCTGTATCAACAAATTCAAACAAAGCAACGATTTTTTCCATTAAAGGAATGATTACAAATCTTGCCTTTATCTTGAGTGATCCTTTCATAAATAAAACTATCTACCATCATAATATTTTTTATTCATATCTAATTACAGGATTTTTTCTTTTTATTCTTGCAATTTTAACTAGATTTCAACATAGTAAAGCAATTAAGCGGAGTGAAGAAAATGTATACTTTGAGAAATGA
- a CDS encoding MFS transporter, translating to MYSQIITQKKLSVILGGLCTIVGLIIYINGYGFTQMAIAIGLISIGDSGKSGTVQAILVNTLREQNDFFQINNYTTYIANALSAVIIGFLFKINHQYPFYISLSCEIILIFLILTIKNKDQIPSQKNTLEEDNKLNLKTVLYFFSKYKFIFFILFISYFFIPQLSVFFPVYLETQKIPVE from the coding sequence GTGTATTCTCAGATAATTACTCAAAAAAAATTAAGTGTAATTTTAGGTGGATTATGTACGATTGTGGGATTGATTATTTATATAAATGGCTATGGATTCACACAGATGGCTATTGCTATAGGACTCATTTCTATTGGAGATTCAGGAAAATCTGGTACTGTACAAGCTATATTGGTAAATACTTTAAGAGAACAAAATGACTTTTTTCAAATTAACAATTATACCACATATATTGCAAATGCTCTTAGTGCAGTTATCATCGGATTTCTTTTTAAGATCAATCATCAATATCCATTTTATATTTCACTTTCATGTGAGATTATTTTGATTTTTTTGATACTAACAATCAAAAATAAAGACCAGATTCCATCACAGAAAAATACTTTAGAAGAAGATAATAAGCTAAACCTTAAAACAGTTCTTTATTTTTTTAGTAAGTATAAGTTTATATTTTTTATTTTGTTTATCTCTTATTTCTTTATTCCACAACTAAGTGTGTTTTTTCCAGTATATTTGGAAACACAGAAAATACCAGTCGAGTGA
- a CDS encoding glyceraldehyde-3-phosphate dehydrogenase translates to MVKKVAINGFGRIGRMVFRRAITMDDFDIVAVNASYPPETLAHLIKYDTVHGKFSGDVEFGENSLVVNGKEVLLVNSRNPEQLPWKELNIDIVIEATGKFNSREKAALHLNAGAKKVILTAPGKNEDTTIVVGVNDNVLDIEEHHIISNASCTTNCLAPVVKVLDDNFGVESGFMTTVHAYTNDQKNIDNPHKDLRRARACGQSIIPTTTGAAKAIGKVLPHLNGKLHGIALRVPTPNVSLVDLVVDLKKEVTADEVNEAFVLASKTKLKGILDITYEPLVSIDFNTDSHSSIVDGLSTMVMEGNKVKVLAWYDNEWGYSCRVVDLVKQVANHLSKEMEPTAL, encoded by the coding sequence ATGGTTAAAAAAGTAGCAATTAATGGATTTGGAAGAATTGGACGCATGGTATTTCGGAGAGCAATAACAATGGACGATTTCGATATTGTTGCTGTTAATGCCAGTTATCCTCCAGAAACACTTGCTCATTTAATAAAATACGATACCGTTCATGGTAAATTTTCTGGAGACGTTGAATTTGGTGAAAATAGTTTAGTTGTAAACGGAAAAGAAGTATTATTAGTGAATAGTAGAAATCCAGAACAATTACCATGGAAAGAGTTAAATATTGATATTGTTATAGAGGCTACTGGTAAATTTAATTCTAGAGAAAAGGCCGCCCTACATTTAAATGCAGGGGCGAAAAAGGTTATACTAACTGCACCTGGTAAAAATGAAGATACAACAATTGTTGTTGGAGTAAATGATAACGTTTTAGATATAGAAGAACACCATATTATCTCGAATGCATCTTGTACAACAAACTGTTTAGCACCAGTTGTCAAAGTATTGGATGATAACTTTGGTGTTGAAAGTGGATTTATGACAACCGTTCATGCGTATACGAATGATCAGAAAAACATTGATAATCCACATAAAGATTTAAGGCGTGCTCGTGCTTGTGGACAATCGATTATTCCTACGACGACCGGTGCTGCAAAGGCCATTGGTAAAGTATTACCGCACTTAAATGGAAAATTGCATGGCATTGCGTTACGCGTCCCAACACCTAATGTATCTTTAGTTGATTTAGTTGTTGATTTGAAAAAAGAAGTTACTGCAGATGAAGTGAATGAAGCATTTGTTTTAGCTAGTAAAACAAAGTTAAAAGGTATTCTTGATATAACGTATGAGCCACTTGTATCTATTGATTTTAATACAGATTCGCATTCATCAATTGTTGATGGACTATCGACAATGGTAATGGAAGGAAATAAAGTAAAAGTACTTGCTTGGTACGATAATGAATGGGGCTATTCGTGTCGTGTTGTCGATCTTGTTAAACAAGTCGCAAACCATTTATCTAAAGAAATGGAACCAACCGCTTTATAA
- the speD gene encoding adenosylmethionine decarboxylase, protein METMGRHVISELWGCDFNKLNNMEFIERLFVEAALKSGAEVREVAFHKFAPQGVSGVVIISESHLTIHSFPEHGYASIDVYTCGNLDPTIAADYIAENLNATTRETMELPRGMGPVGVQRTTVHQA, encoded by the coding sequence GTGGAAACAATGGGTCGTCATGTAATTTCAGAATTGTGGGGTTGTGATTTTAACAAACTCAATAATATGGAATTTATTGAAAGATTATTTGTAGAAGCAGCATTAAAGTCTGGTGCTGAAGTTCGTGAGGTTGCATTTCATAAATTTGCACCTCAAGGGGTTAGCGGTGTTGTAATCATCTCAGAATCACATTTAACTATTCATAGTTTTCCAGAACATGGCTATGCTAGTATTGATGTTTATACATGCGGTAATTTAGATCCAACGATTGCCGCAGATTATATAGCGGAGAACTTAAATGCAACAACTAGAGAAACAATGGAACTTCCAAGAGGGATGGGTCCTGTTGGAGTACAGCGAACAACTGTCCATCAAGCATAA
- the nrdR gene encoding transcriptional regulator NrdR: protein MKCPSCKYNGTRVIDSRPVDEGRAIRRRRECESCSYRFTTFERVEEYPLIVIKKEGTREEFSRDKILRGLLRACEKRPVSLDQLESITTDIERELRNLGVSEVKSEDVGEMVMDKLAKIDEVAYVRFASVYRQFKDINVFIEELKEILKKERNE, encoded by the coding sequence GTGAAATGTCCGTCTTGTAAATATAATGGAACAAGGGTTATTGATTCACGACCAGTTGATGAGGGGAGAGCCATTCGCCGTCGACGTGAGTGTGAATCGTGTAGTTACCGTTTTACTACATTTGAACGAGTCGAAGAATATCCATTAATTGTCATTAAAAAAGAAGGAACGAGAGAAGAATTTAGTCGAGATAAAATATTAAGAGGTTTATTAAGGGCTTGTGAAAAACGACCTGTCAGTTTAGACCAATTAGAAAGTATAACGACCGATATTGAGCGGGAACTTCGGAATTTAGGAGTCTCAGAAGTGAAAAGTGAAGACGTCGGTGAAATGGTTATGGATAAACTGGCGAAGATTGATGAAGTCGCTTATGTTCGGTTTGCATCTGTCTATCGTCAATTTAAAGATATTAATGTATTCATTGAAGAATTAAAAGAAATATTGAAGAAGGAACGAAATGAGTAA
- a CDS encoding replication initiation and membrane attachment family protein, which yields MEPHWKEIIPADQYIVSIDGPANEGDLKVLSFLYQPLIGPISISLYLTLKSQIHINRLHSEPASHYYIMNLLDLNLGEIYNARKKLEAIGLMESFVKHDGDSREFIYILKPPLSPRQFFTDGLLNIYLYQKVGRDYYHRLKQDFSDGAINIKEFNNITMPFQQVFSSSHSFSYRDKMDEVDSDTILPTRVEAEPITVSPEFFDFELFIAGLDEAIVPRKSITPDVREVIVKLAFLYGIDAIQMKNIVMRSLDNNNEVDLEKLRKTARDWYTLEHYNSLPKLIDRTQSPIYESEMDVPKTQEDRLIRYLETVSPRQVLTDVSDGSEPAESDLRLVEDIMLNQKLNSGVVNVLIQYCMLRTDMKLTRSFVETIASHWARKKVKTVKEAMELAKEEHRKYVEWQQNKKNEPKKTKRKNVRTEKVPKWLEHRDQPKEAVAENVDIELKKSVEERLKKFKK from the coding sequence ATGGAACCACATTGGAAAGAAATTATACCAGCCGATCAATACATTGTTTCTATCGATGGACCGGCAAACGAAGGTGATCTAAAAGTTTTATCCTTCTTATATCAGCCACTCATAGGACCTATAAGTATTAGTTTATATTTAACATTAAAAAGTCAAATTCATATAAATCGACTACACTCTGAACCAGCGTCCCATTATTATATCATGAATCTACTTGATTTAAATTTGGGAGAGATTTATAATGCCCGAAAAAAATTAGAGGCAATTGGGTTGATGGAGTCTTTTGTAAAACATGATGGTGACTCACGGGAGTTTATTTATATATTGAAGCCACCTCTATCGCCTCGACAGTTTTTCACGGATGGATTATTAAATATTTATTTGTATCAAAAGGTCGGTCGTGACTATTATCACCGCTTAAAACAGGATTTTTCTGATGGGGCTATCAACATAAAAGAATTTAATAATATTACGATGCCTTTTCAACAAGTATTTAGTTCATCACATTCTTTTTCATACCGTGATAAAATGGATGAGGTTGATTCGGATACAATTTTACCTACACGTGTAGAAGCAGAACCAATCACTGTTTCTCCTGAATTTTTCGATTTTGAATTGTTTATCGCTGGATTGGATGAGGCTATTGTCCCACGTAAATCTATAACACCTGATGTTCGAGAAGTGATTGTAAAATTAGCATTTTTATATGGAATTGATGCAATTCAAATGAAAAATATTGTTATGAGGAGTCTTGATAATAATAACGAGGTCGATTTAGAAAAACTACGAAAAACTGCAAGAGATTGGTATACGCTAGAGCATTACAATTCGTTACCTAAATTGATTGACCGAACGCAAAGTCCCATTTATGAATCGGAAATGGATGTTCCAAAAACACAAGAAGACCGGCTAATCCGTTACCTTGAAACAGTTAGTCCTCGGCAAGTTTTAACTGATGTATCAGATGGCTCGGAACCTGCCGAAAGTGATTTGCGACTAGTTGAAGATATTATGTTAAATCAGAAACTCAATTCAGGCGTCGTTAATGTCCTTATTCAATATTGTATGTTGCGGACGGATATGAAATTAACAAGATCTTTTGTTGAAACGATTGCCTCCCATTGGGCAAGGAAAAAAGTGAAAACAGTAAAAGAAGCGATGGAGTTAGCGAAGGAAGAGCATCGGAAATATGTTGAGTGGCAACAAAATAAAAAGAATGAACCAAAGAAAACAAAACGGAAAAACGTTCGGACAGAAAAAGTACCGAAATGGTTGGAACATCGTGATCAGCCAAAAGAGGCAGTTGCCGAAAATGTGGATATCGAATTGAAAAAGAGTGTCGAGGAACGGTTGAAAAAGTTTAAGAAGTAA